From one Lycium ferocissimum isolate CSIRO_LF1 chromosome 7, AGI_CSIRO_Lferr_CH_V1, whole genome shotgun sequence genomic stretch:
- the LOC132065697 gene encoding large ribosomal subunit protein uL29-like, which yields MARIKVHELRNRSKIELLAQLKDLKAELALLRVAKVTGGAPNKLSKIKVVRLSIAQVLTVISQKQKSALREAYKNKKYLPLDLRPKKTRAIRKRLTKHQASLKTEREKKKEMYFPIRKYAIKV from the exons ATGG caagaatcaaagttcATGAGCTGAGGAATAGATCAAAGATTGAGCTTTTAGCTCAATTGAAGGATCTTAAAGCAGAACTTGCTCTCCTTCGTGTTGCCAAGGTCACTGGTGGGGCCCCTAACAAGCTCTCTAAGAT TAAGGTGGTGAGGTTGTCGATAGCACAAGTGTTGACTGTGATATCACAGAAGCAGAAGTCAGCTCTGAGAGAGGCCTATAAGAACAAGAAGTACTTGCCTCTTGACCTCCGTCCCAAGAAGACCAGAGCTATTCGCAAGCGTCTTACTAAGCACCAG GCATCTTTGAAGACAGAAagggagaagaagaaagagatgtACTTTCCAATTAGAAAGTATGCCATTAAGGTTTAA